CTAAATCAAGGAAAATCGAGAATTTCAGGGGGAGTGGTCTCAGAGATGTTATCATCTCATCATCGACCTTTTTCCCGGCGAGGATTTCAAGAAAAATCGAGGGGCAGCGGCGCTGCTTGGTTAGGGTTTACAGAGGGGCGGCGCCGCCCCAAATACCTTTCAACCCCGTCGCGCCACTTCCTCCTCCGCCCAAATCTGTCCAGATTCTCGGGTCTCCCCACATCACCATCTCCGACTCCCTGTTTTCCACCGCCCAAATTCTCGGGTCCACCGGCTTGAGTCattcaatccgatccgaaccgtattatccgaaaatccgaatccgaaaatccgaaaaatttcggataaaatccgatccgaaccgaaaaatccgaaatgtgaaaaaaaattcgaaatgtcaaaaaaaatccgaaaaccgaaaaaatccgaaaaatccgaaatagatgtcaacctaacatattagataattacaatcaaattaaggtcataattaacaagccattaattataatcaaccaaaatgggagtatagggttagaatttagaaatatttaactatttaaaaactaataattatatatatttaattataatattataatattaattatattataaatataattcggatttcggattttttcggatttttaaggtgccaatccgatccgatccgaaaatccgaaatttgcttaaaattcaatccgatccgatccgaaaatccgaaaaatccgaaccaaattttaaatttcggtttggttcggatcggatattcggatttcggatattTTGCTCCTCACCCCTATTGAGGACCGACGTTTTCTCTAGCCGAAGAGCGGCGAGCAAGCGAATTAGGGCTCACCCCATTTTCTCAGGCGGCGGCACTGGTTTCCATTTGGACACCACTACCTGTTTTGTTCTCAGAAGAACGGCGACCGGCGATTTGAGAAAATGAGGAAGCAGGAGAGACGATGAGAACCGGCGATTTGAGAAAAGTAGGGAGCGGGAGAGACGATGGGAGAATTTGGAGGGGGGCGAAACAGGtcgtggagagagagagagagagggtgacgtggggGGTTTGTGAGTGTGATGTGGCATTTttaatgccacgttggcattcatTTGGCCCGAAAATTTAACGGgccggacattgcaacaaattgaaagctcgttcaaatttttgcaacaaaaaaaaagtttgtcaaaaaatcaaatttgaaaaaaagtGGGGTATTTTTATGCAATTTGCCCTATTATCTTCTATGTTGAGCGCACAGCACTCGCCCAATGAGATTTGCATTTTTTGTGAGGAGCGACTTTTACCTAAGTATGAGTAATGATTGCTGATTATCTTATCTCTatcgctttttttttttttttgtggtaaAAACAAAGGAAAATAATACCTAaagaactttttatattttcctcAAGTTGTTTTCTCTCTGTGATCTGTAAACGTTGACTGGTTTGTAAAGGCCATATATGGACATAATAGTGGGGCAACTGCTCTTCTGATTTTGTCAAAAGATATCATTCTCTATATTATTTCCCCTTTTTCTAATTAATAGCCTTCTTACTTCATAAGATTCTTATTATCATACCATAACGTGACACATTCATTTTGACTATTTTCTTTTCCTCCATGCAAGCATGACTTTTTCAGCAAAATTACGTACAGATATACAAATATACGATTCAAATTGTTTGCTTTCGGACGAAATTATATAATGCTTCGTGATAGTTTTTTGGTTAGGTAAAGGTGCATGCaatttaatcaaatttaatGTATATTACATTGATTGAGGCAGGTTTATGTGTTTTCTTAAGAGAACATGTTATTGAGATTTCGATCCTCTATTGTCTACTTGTGTTTTATCCTCTATTTCATTCATAAATAAACACATGTGACAGTCTATAGATTACAAACGATGTGGATTAATGATGTTATGCAATAGTAATTCGGCAGATGGTTGTCAAACATTAGCAGCTTTGCCTATCCATtgacaaaaaaattatcttctCATTTACTAATTGGTCAAGATTGCAATAGTTTTGGACtaaaacaaatatttaaaaggATTAAGACCAGATAAACGTAATCAAATCTTAAAATGGACGCCGTTAAATTGATCTTTACTTGCGTAATTTGCATAAATATTTAGTTTAAATGAATAAATGTACACACGAAACTGAAGAATTCTACCTTTGCTATAATGCTATCATCTTTGCAACTAAGATTAGTTCCATTCGACATTGTATGTAGAGTCTGAAATAGCAAcctaaaattaaaacaaaatggGGTGCTTCGAAACAAATAATTACTTAAAAAGAAGGCAATAAGCTGGAGAAGAAATTATGGTAGAGAATTTGGATGCAGAATCAGATCGACCCGTAAGTTCTTTCACTCGTTGGCGTAGTGCGACGAGTAGAAGTTGACTGCTCCTCCCATGTAGCTTGATTTACGAAAGGATCATTTGCGTCGCCCGGGCGTGTATACCTAGGTCCACCCACGCCTCCGCTTGCCTGCGCATTATAAGCATATTATTAAGTATAAATGGAGTCACTGCTCATAGGTGCACTTTAGGCAGCTCGACTTAGAAACCGTTGGTAGCTCGGCTGTCTAAGTCGACCCGTGGAGTCAAAGTATAATATTAAGATCATCAAACTTAGGATTGCACATTGAGAGTAGCAGTATCGCCACAATAGAGTCCACTTACAGTTTCCAAACATGCCGATAATATAGCCATGCCAGGGACAGCATCGAGCCCACGCTGCACATGAAGGTTAAAACTTGAATAATGCACAATGATAGGTGTCAAACAGTCAAATTAACTGATTAACTATTCATAACAACGAGTATAGTGATGAGTAGGATTATCTCCCACGAGAAATGGTGGATTTAATTATCTCAAGCTCTGGTTAAGGAAATTGTTTTCACCAACAATACGAAACAAGCATAGTTGAATGTCAGTTAACCTACCAGGTTTTGCACTCGCGTCCTATAAATGAAACCTCCCACGCATGAGAGTGTCAAACCAACGATTAATCTGTTTGCAAAAGCAACATTGTGCAGTTAAAAGACTCATAGAACTCAGTTCCACTAGCAGCAGGTGGAATAAGTAAGAGTAGTAATGCAGAATTCCAGGAAGTAAATAGACATACATGCATGAGAGTATTCCAAATATACCCCATCCTCGCATAGATTGGCCACGTTCGTCCTGACTGTGCTCTATACAGTTTGAAAAAGCAAGTAAGATTAGCATTACTAGTTTACAAGACCACCATGGACTGAAACAATTTTAGATAGGAgccatagagagagagaagatcaGAGAACATAGAGTACTGTAGCAAATGCCGAAAACAAGCCTAAGAATATATTTTTGGTAAGCAATCATGCACGAGCATATATAAAGAATGATGTTGTGCACGGTAGACACTAGTGAGTGGTTGAATATTGACATTTTCATGCTCACCGCATAACTTTGCAAAAGTAAACTGAACTGGAGCATAATTCTCTACTGGGATTGTAATATCAACTTCATAAGGTGTGTCTCGGGCCTTTACACCTAAAGTAGAAGCATAGGAGGAACATATCACTAGGAGCAACACAAAACAAAACCCAATTTGTCACATGAATCATGAAGAAATTTACATCTCCAATCTACAGTTATCATTGTGGGAGACAAAGTAGTTGGTGGGCTGCCTTTTGCTCCTGAGCCAGACAACTTAACATTTAATCCTTCCTTCGGAGAAATCTGGAGAAAGATGGCATCCGataaaaaaacaagaaagaagaaagacgaagaaagaaaagaacaaaATGTTAGGTGATATACATAGACTGACGCAAATACACACGGATATCAAACAAATAATGAACCTTGATTGTGGGTTTCTGCACTAAACTCGAGAGGGAAGCAACTGCTGTCAGGTATAGGGTTACATCTCTTTGCTCAGTGCTGAAGCTGTAACATTAATTAACAAACCATTGGTCATACTGCTACATACAGCATAAAATCCCATCATAATCAAATGGGAAaatgaaaaaaggaaaaaactaAAGAGGATTTAATCTTGACAcatagagaaaaagaaagaaatgactATAATTAGTACCTAAATTCATCATAAACCTTTTCATAACCCACTTGTGTCAGGCCATTATAGACCTACAATCATTAATGATCTATGTAGATAAGTAAATTGGTCTACCACAAAATTGACTACTCAAAGAAAAGTTCACAGAATAATAGAGCTTCTTACAACTTCCCATGACCGTGGATGAAA
The genomic region above belongs to Salvia miltiorrhiza cultivar Shanhuang (shh) chromosome 5, IMPLAD_Smil_shh, whole genome shotgun sequence and contains:
- the LOC130986721 gene encoding uncharacterized protein LOC130986721 isoform X1, producing MHGLLAAVITAAIFGAIGAGCVAVPSTSCYVLDNTSHIYDFSTLVGQLFEYDDEKDPDLVVRFCKDIETRSQPGYVDFGRYDSLNYFIASAGRGNFLQEYFNGDIRNCEKTYDKLGRTAQVNIICGSCPNGQCVGGLGCICNVTYESPCRVLIDLALPCVKPGLRVFEGFTVGFHPRSWEVVYNGLTQVGYEKVYDEFSFSTEQRDVTLYLTAVASLSSLVQKPTIKISPKEGLNVKLSGSGAKGSPPTTLSPTMITVDWRCVKARDTPYEVDITIPVENYAPVQFTFAKLCEHSQDERGQSMRGWGIFGILSCILIVGLTLSCVGGFIYRTRVQNLRGLDAVPGMAILSACLETASGGVGGPRYTRPGDANDPFVNQATWEEQSTSTRRTTPTSERTYGSI
- the LOC130986721 gene encoding uncharacterized protein LOC130986721 isoform X2, whose product is MLISGRTDFSADAMHGLLAAVITAAIFGAIGAGCVAVPSTSCYVLDNTSHIYDFSTLVGQLFEYDDEKDPDLVVRFCKDIETRSQPGYVDFGRYDSLNYFIASAGRGNFLQEYFNGDIRNCEKTYDKLGRTAQVNIICGSCPNGQCVGGLGCICNVTYESPCRVLIDLALPCVKPGLRVFEGFTVGFHPRSWEVVYNGLTQVGYEKVYDEFSFSTEQRDVTLYLTAVASLSSLVQKPTIKISPKEGLNVKLSGSGAKGSPPTTLSPTMITVDWRCVKARDTPYEVDITIPVENYAPVQFTFAKLCEHSQDERGQSMRGWGIFGILSCILIVGLTLSCVGGFIYRTRVQNLRGLDAVPGMAILSACLETASGGVGGPRYTRPGDANDPFVNQATWEEQSTSTRRTTPTSERTYGSI